The DNA region CCAGCCAAGGCCATGGCCGAACGGGGCAAGGGCTTCAAGCAAACTTTCGGGCTCACCATCGCGGCCAGTTCCATCTTCCGCGAAGATGGCCTTTCTTTCTTCAAAAAGCTGATCGGGAAGCCTGGTGAAGGCCAGTCCCCGCATTGCGCAATTCATGACGAGTTTCACGAGCACAAGACCAGTGAACAGGTTGATTCGATGGACACGGGCATGGGCGCCCGCCAAGAGCCGTTGCAGTTTATCATCACGACATCGGGCTTTGACACATCGAGCCCGTGCAAAGAGTTGGACGATTATGCTGCCAAGGTTGTTGAGGGTGTCTTCGAGAACGAACAGTTCTTCGCCCTGGCGTATGGCATAGATGAGGATGACGACTGGACGGACTTTGATGTCTGGAAAAAGGCGAATCCCAATTTCGGCGTCTCAGTCTCCGAGGAATACCTTCGCGGCAAGCTGGCCGAAGCCATTCAGCGCACCAGCCTACAAAACACGGTCAAGACCAAACACCTCAACTGCTGGGTGAACGCTGGCGTCGGCTGGATCAACATGGCGAAATGGAACGCCAACGCCGACGAAGGGCTGGAACTGGATCGGTTTGAAGGCTGTCCGGCCTGGGTCGGCATCGACTTGGCTTCCAAGATCGACCTTACCGCAATGATGTTCCTGATTCGCCACGAAGATTGCTGGTATCTGTTCGGGCAATACTACCTGCCCCAGGACACCATCGACCAGAAAGGCAACGAGCACTATCAGCGCTGGCAAATGGAAGGCTGGCTTACTGGCACACCTGGAGCACGCACCGATTACGCCTACCTTGAGGAAGACCTGCTCAAAATTTGCGAGACTTTGCAGGTTCAAGAGTTGGCCTATGACCCACGCGAAGCTGAATACCTCATGCAGTCAATCCGCGAGCAGGTTTCTTTCCCCGTCGTTGAAATGACGCAGTCCGCCGCAACCCTGTCCGAACCCATGAAAGAGTTCGAGGGTGAAATTTGTGCGGGGAAGCTGTTGCATAACGGTGACCCTGTACTTCAGTGGGCGGCGGGTAACGTGATTCTCAAGGAATCACGGAATAAACTCTACTACCCGGCCAAGCAAAATGTACAGTCAAAGATTGACCCAATAGTGGCGGCTGTCATGGCAATGGCGAGGGCGAAGGCCCAGGTGGAAGACGAAGGGTTTGCAGGGCTTGTTGACGTCACACAATTCATAGGCGGGAAAGAATGAATTTTAATCCTTTTCGTTGGTTTTCCGGGTCAAAACAGCCCGCGAACGTCTATAAAGACGTGATTGCCGAGGAAAAGGCCATCGAATTGCTGTTTGGCGGCTACGGCGTGCCCA from Deltaproteobacteria bacterium includes:
- a CDS encoding terminase large subunit; translation: MAERGKGFKQTFGLTIAASSIFREDGLSFFKKLIGKPGEGQSPHCAIHDEFHEHKTSEQVDSMDTGMGARQEPLQFIITTSGFDTSSPCKELDDYAAKVVEGVFENEQFFALAYGIDEDDDWTDFDVWKKANPNFGVSVSEEYLRGKLAEAIQRTSLQNTVKTKHLNCWVNAGVGWINMAKWNANADEGLELDRFEGCPAWVGIDLASKIDLTAMMFLIRHEDCWYLFGQYYLPQDTIDQKGNEHYQRWQMEGWLTGTPGARTDYAYLEEDLLKICETLQVQELAYDPREAEYLMQSIREQVSFPVVEMTQSAATLSEPMKEFEGEICAGKLLHNGDPVLQWAAGNVILKESRNKLYYPAKQNVQSKIDPIVAAVMAMARAKAQVEDEGFAGLVDVTQFIGGKE